The following coding sequences are from one Ornithodoros turicata isolate Travis chromosome 1, ASM3712646v1, whole genome shotgun sequence window:
- the LOC135373685 gene encoding zinc finger protein 287-like has product MDLRVCVGQESNDSISSSCSDESTEGELITGDLCESRVVPTYPVIKVKEEPRSVSPGANGTIEELITGDTPEEIITTPDIHVNEELEDSHTSQPSRQGSFSVPAPAHGQGHCFPLNTLSKVNGEADPEPYDLRACATSPTCLARNDSTRGANGTDSSSQESGHETTSPKTSSEPSFKCHLCPGTFFKEAHLRSHLRVHVRKPFVCNTCSASFSQLMSLVSHMRLHTQLSPHKCPICSSEFTTHSFLESHIAVHAGEEARNGEVSPAGLVQSTNHMRLHLAKRPHKCEHCPAAFAFAGQLRVHMLVHTGERPFKCALCPAAFCRDSQLKYHTRTHTGEKPFKCELCPAEFVRPANLRSHLRTHTGEKPYKCELCSAAYSQSVDLKRHLLKHTGEKPFKCTFCPAAFARSSRLADHQRTHTGEKPYKCETCDATFSYTRQLKAHMETHTGQKPHRCRLCPAQFSQSTNLKRHMQVHTGEKPHKCEVCPATFTQHSHLKRHVRMHEEEKSSATSELLC; this is encoded by the exons ATGGACTTGCGTGTCTGCGTAGGCCAGGAATCAAACGATTCCATCTCCTCCTCATGTAGTGATGAAAGCACTGAGGGAGAGCTCATAACAGGGGACCTCTGTG AATCACGTGTGGTTCCAACTTATCCCGTCATCAAGGTCAAGGAGGAACCTCGCAGCGTCTCTCCAGGAGCCAATGGAACCATAGAGGAACTCATTACAGGAGATACACCTG AGGAAATAATAACCACACCAGACATCCACGTGAACGAAGAGCTCGAGGACTCCCACACCTCCCAGCCATCGAGACAGGGCTCGTTCAGCGTGCCAGCTCCGGCCCATGGGCAAGGCCACTGCTTTCCTCTTAACACGCTCTCCAAGGTGAACGGCGAGGCGGACCCTGAGCCCTATGACCTACGTGCCTGTGCTACAAGCCCTACATGCCTGGCGAGAAACGACTCGACTCGAGGGGCAAACGGCACCGACTCGTCGTCGCAGGAGAGCGGCCACGAAACCACATCTCCCAAGACTTCGAGCGAGCCGTCCTTCAAGTGCCACCTGTGTCCGGGGACGTTCTTCAAGGAAGCCCACCTGAGAAGCCACCTCAGGGTGCACGTCAGGAAACCGTTTGTTTGCAACACCTGCTCCGCATCATTTTCTCAGCTCATGTCCCTCGTGTCACACATGAGGCTGCACACGCAGCTAAGCCCGCACAAGTGTCCGATATGCTCCAGCGAATTCACCACGCACTCCTTCCTCGAGAGCCACATTGCCGTCCACGCCGGCGAAGAGGCCCGCAACGGCGAAGTCAGCCCCGCAGGACTCGTCCAGTCCACGAACCACATGCGACTGCACCTGGCCAAGAGGCCCCACAAGTGCGAGCACTGCCCCGCGGCCTTCGCCTTCGCCGGGCAGCTGAGGGTCCACATGCTGGTGCACACGGGGGAGAGGCCCTTCAAGTGCGCGCTGTGCCCCGCCGCGTTCTGCCGCGACTCGCAGCTCAAGTACCACACGCGgacgcacacgggcgagaagcccttCAAGTGCGAGCTGTGCCCCGCGGAGTTCGTGCGCCCCGCCAACCTGAGGTCCCACCTGCGcacgcacacgggcgagaagccctacaagtgcgaGCTCTGCTCGGCTGCGTACTCGCAGAGTGTGGACCTCAAGAGGCACCTGCTCAAGCACACGGGGGAGAAGCCCTTCAAGTGCACGTTCTGCCCCGCGGCGTTCGCCCGCTCCTCGCGCCTGGCCGACCACCAGAGgacgcacacgggcgagaagccctacaagtgcgaGACTTGCGACGCCACCTTCTCGTACACCCGCCAGCTCAAGGCCCACATGGAGACGCACACGGGCCAGAAGCCGCACAGGTGCAGGCTGTGCCCCGCGCAGTTCAGCCAGTCCACCAACCTCAAGCGCCACATGCAGgtgcacacgggcgagaagccgcaCAAGTGCGAGGTCTGCCCCGCGACCTTCACCCAGCACTCGCACCTGAAGCGCCACGTGCGGATGCACGAGGAAGAGAAGTCGAGCGCGACGTCCGAACTGCTCTGCTGA